The Hydrogenophaga crocea genome contains a region encoding:
- the paaB gene encoding 1,2-phenylacetyl-CoA epoxidase subunit PaaB, whose protein sequence is MSTPALKEWPLWEVFVRSKQGLEHKHCGSLHASDAQHALQMARDVYTRRQEGVSIWVVPSASITASEPDSKDAFFDPAADKIYRHPTFYEIPEKVGHM, encoded by the coding sequence ATGAGCACCCCCGCTTTGAAGGAATGGCCGCTGTGGGAGGTGTTCGTGCGCAGCAAGCAGGGCCTGGAGCACAAGCACTGCGGCAGCCTGCACGCGAGCGACGCGCAACACGCGCTGCAGATGGCGCGCGATGTGTACACGCGCCGCCAGGAAGGCGTGAGCATCTGGGTCGTGCCCTCGGCGAGCATCACCGCGAGCGAGCCCGATTCGAAAGACGCGTTCTTCGACCCCGCGGCCGACAAGATCTACCGCCACCCCACCTTCTACGAGATCCCCGAGAAAGTGGGGCACATGTGA
- the paaA gene encoding 1,2-phenylacetyl-CoA epoxidase subunit PaaA encodes MYTQSFNVPDGGPPAATLQPVATEADAALQAHFDAVIDADGKIEPRDWMPEAYRKTLVRQISQHAHSEIVGMLPEGNWISRAPSLKRKSILLAKVQDEGGHGLYLYSAAETLGTSRDQMFDALHSGRAKYSSIFNYPTLNWADVGVIGWLVDGAAIMNQIPLCRCSYGPYARAMIRVCKEESFHQRQGYESLLTMMQGTAEQKAMVQDAVNRWWWKCLAMFGPPDDNSPNSVQGMRWGIKRISNDALRQKFVDATVPQAEVLGVTLPDPELKWNAERGHYDFGAIDWDEFWQVVNGNGPCNKERLATRVKAWEDGAWVREAALAHARKQQQRQLKEAA; translated from the coding sequence ATGTACACCCAATCCTTCAACGTGCCCGACGGCGGCCCGCCCGCCGCGACCCTGCAGCCCGTGGCCACCGAGGCGGACGCCGCGCTGCAGGCCCATTTCGACGCCGTGATCGACGCCGACGGCAAGATCGAACCGCGCGACTGGATGCCCGAGGCCTACCGCAAGACGCTGGTGCGCCAGATCAGCCAGCACGCGCACAGCGAGATCGTGGGCATGCTGCCCGAGGGCAACTGGATCAGCCGCGCCCCCAGCCTCAAGCGCAAGAGCATCCTGCTGGCCAAGGTGCAGGACGAAGGCGGCCATGGCCTGTACCTCTACAGCGCGGCCGAGACCCTGGGCACCAGCCGCGACCAGATGTTCGACGCGCTGCACAGCGGCCGAGCCAAGTACAGCTCCATCTTCAACTACCCCACCTTGAACTGGGCCGACGTGGGCGTGATCGGCTGGCTGGTCGACGGCGCGGCAATCATGAACCAGATCCCCCTGTGCCGCTGCAGCTACGGGCCCTATGCGCGCGCCATGATCCGCGTCTGCAAGGAAGAGAGCTTCCACCAGCGCCAGGGCTACGAATCGCTGCTCACCATGATGCAGGGCACGGCCGAGCAGAAGGCCATGGTGCAGGACGCGGTGAACCGCTGGTGGTGGAAGTGCCTGGCCATGTTCGGCCCGCCCGACGACAACAGCCCCAACAGCGTGCAGGGCATGCGCTGGGGCATCAAGCGCATCAGCAACGACGCGCTGCGCCAGAAGTTCGTCGACGCCACCGTGCCGCAGGCCGAGGTGCTCGGCGTGACCCTGCCCGACCCCGAGCTCAAGTGGAACGCCGAACGCGGCCATTACGACTTCGGCGCCATCGACTGGGACGAGTTCTGGCAGGTCGTCAACGGCAACGGCCCCTGCAACAAGGAGCGCCTGGCCACGCGCGTGAAGGCCTGGGAAGACGGCGCCTGGGTGCGCGAAGCCGCGCTGGCCCACGCGCGCAAGCAACAGCAACGCCAATTGAAGGAGGCCGCATGA